In Aliamphritea ceti, a single window of DNA contains:
- a CDS encoding sensor histidine kinase, whose product MNPKRAIDTSAESIQKGLVGTLNTRLSLALMFIVIAVGVAVMLVSQNWMRAYYEELTQKLNFSIAMYVTDTYSLITQNGDTARVQVDAIEALAQQAMVINPLAEVYLLDPQGNILAHALQDDNLARRSIPLAPVKAFINGDIEYPLRGSDPRHLNAEKVFSAAEIRQDDQLQGYLYVILGGQLYDNIEDGIQDSYSRSMVLVAIAVITLAAILAGWLIFRLLVRRLGMLSLAMHSFSEQNLDHCPVNQQQIQAPLPKDEIDLLAQTFERMSEKISMQFEMLREADQTRRELISNVSHDLRTPLSTIQGYLETLLIKNSSLSETERVDFLRTAMHSSHRLGQLIQDLFELSKLEAKQMSADCERFSLAELVFDTIQEFKLQAEAKQIHIEVVNRQNSAFVYADISLIQRVFENLLRNAIAYTPESGEIRLQIEADATLSQDAIKISIIDNGQGISPEHLPYIFDRFYTQQQAQSTNTGSTGLGLAIVKRILELHSSEIEVQSQLNQGSCFRFSLQSAA is encoded by the coding sequence GTGAACCCTAAGCGCGCTATTGATACGTCGGCTGAAAGTATACAAAAAGGTCTGGTTGGCACCCTGAATACCCGGTTATCGCTGGCGCTGATGTTTATCGTTATTGCCGTGGGCGTAGCTGTCATGCTGGTTAGCCAGAACTGGATGCGTGCTTACTACGAAGAACTGACGCAAAAACTGAATTTCAGTATCGCTATGTACGTAACCGATACTTACAGCCTGATCACCCAAAACGGCGATACTGCCCGCGTTCAGGTGGATGCTATAGAAGCGCTCGCCCAGCAGGCAATGGTGATCAATCCTCTGGCTGAAGTCTATTTACTCGACCCTCAGGGCAATATTCTCGCCCATGCCCTGCAGGATGATAACCTGGCACGCCGTAGTATTCCGCTGGCGCCGGTGAAAGCATTTATTAACGGCGACATAGAATACCCGCTACGTGGCTCCGATCCCCGCCACCTTAATGCTGAAAAAGTATTCTCCGCCGCAGAAATTCGTCAGGACGACCAGTTACAGGGATATCTGTATGTCATTCTCGGTGGCCAACTGTACGACAACATTGAAGATGGCATTCAGGACAGTTATAGCCGATCTATGGTGTTGGTTGCTATCGCTGTCATCACGCTGGCGGCAATCCTTGCCGGCTGGCTGATCTTCCGGCTATTAGTCCGCCGTCTGGGCATGCTCAGCCTGGCCATGCATAGCTTCAGCGAACAAAACCTAGACCATTGCCCTGTTAACCAACAGCAGATACAGGCCCCCTTGCCTAAAGATGAAATAGATTTGCTGGCACAAACTTTTGAGCGCATGTCAGAAAAAATCAGTATGCAGTTTGAGATGCTCCGGGAAGCTGATCAGACCCGCCGAGAACTGATCAGTAACGTGTCGCACGACCTACGGACGCCGCTATCAACCATTCAGGGGTATCTGGAAACGCTGTTGATAAAGAACAGCAGCCTCAGTGAAACTGAACGGGTAGACTTCCTGCGCACCGCAATGCACAGCTCTCATCGACTGGGGCAGCTAATCCAGGATTTATTTGAGTTGTCCAAGCTGGAAGCCAAACAAATGAGCGCAGACTGCGAACGTTTTTCACTGGCGGAACTGGTTTTCGACACCATTCAGGAATTCAAACTGCAAGCTGAAGCCAAGCAAATCCATATAGAGGTGGTGAACCGGCAAAACAGCGCGTTTGTTTATGCCGATATCAGCCTGATACAACGTGTTTTTGAAAACCTGTTACGTAACGCTATCGCTTATACACCTGAGAGCGGTGAAATCCGGCTGCAGATTGAAGCGGACGCGACTCTTTCACAAGATGCCATTAAAATCAGTATCATAGATAACGGCCAGGGCATCAGCCCCGAACACCTGCCATACATCTTCGACCGCTTCTATACTCAGCAACAGGCACAAAGCACCAATACCGGTTCAACCGGGCTTGGGCTGGCCATTGTTAAACGTATTCTGGAACTGCACAGCAGTGAAATAGAAGTACAAAGCCAGCTAAACCAGGGCAGTTGTTTCCGTTTTTCACTCCAGTCGGCCGCCTGA
- the dctP gene encoding TRAP transporter substrate-binding protein DctP → MSVSWCKSYLLPASLFVIFSFCLSGCIDQEPDTISWRLQTQATKESIDYQGLLELSDSVSKMSAGRLQLEIIPSCEVPAGPDIYSAVQERRIEMGNGWPNWWSGQHPAWALMNAGPFDFMNLDASMMFFLAGEGTQLANTLSSPDGILWRPAWWPGMEFGLISKEPITGLDDLREKKVRIGPGLPSEVLTAAAGAYTIPLVPNEIRPALENGDIDAVEWTTARGAWDLGLHDIGQHAIVPAIWQPSVLSDFLINQAAFDELAPDLQAILEAAIKSYTLSVTMKAKVADFEAFKQLADSGVNINRWSQEDIDRWREESDKVLVKYAQRDPITKEIIDKKRSFKKEYNQYYDWFGNYEQQ, encoded by the coding sequence ATGAGCGTCTCCTGGTGCAAGTCGTATCTGCTGCCAGCCAGCCTGTTTGTGATTTTTAGTTTTTGTCTGAGTGGATGTATAGATCAGGAACCCGATACAATTTCCTGGCGTTTACAAACTCAGGCGACCAAAGAAAGTATTGATTATCAGGGGCTTTTAGAACTTTCTGACAGCGTCAGTAAGATGAGTGCTGGCCGCTTACAACTGGAAATAATCCCCAGCTGTGAAGTTCCTGCCGGACCGGATATCTATAGCGCTGTACAGGAACGCCGTATCGAAATGGGTAACGGCTGGCCTAACTGGTGGTCTGGTCAGCATCCTGCCTGGGCGTTGATGAACGCTGGTCCTTTCGACTTCATGAATCTTGATGCCTCGATGATGTTCTTTCTCGCCGGAGAAGGTACACAGCTGGCCAACACGCTATCATCTCCAGACGGTATCTTATGGCGCCCAGCCTGGTGGCCAGGTATGGAGTTTGGACTGATATCCAAAGAACCTATTACAGGCCTTGATGACCTGCGCGAAAAGAAAGTGCGCATCGGTCCGGGGTTGCCCAGTGAAGTACTAACCGCTGCAGCCGGTGCCTATACTATCCCGCTGGTGCCGAACGAAATTCGTCCGGCGCTTGAAAATGGCGATATCGACGCCGTGGAATGGACAACCGCACGGGGCGCCTGGGATTTAGGTCTGCATGATATTGGTCAGCACGCCATTGTACCGGCAATCTGGCAGCCTTCAGTTCTGTCTGATTTTCTGATTAATCAGGCCGCCTTTGATGAGTTAGCGCCAGACTTACAAGCCATTCTTGAAGCAGCAATAAAGTCTTACACGCTGTCAGTAACCATGAAAGCCAAAGTCGCAGACTTCGAAGCTTTCAAACAATTGGCAGACAGCGGCGTCAATATAAACCGCTGGTCGCAGGAAGATATTGACCGCTGGCGTGAAGAGTCTGACAAAGTATTAGTCAAATATGCTCAGAGAGATCCAATCACTAAAGAAATTATCGATAAGAAACGCAGCTTTAAAAAGGAATACAACCAGTACTACGACTGGTTCGGGAATTATGAGCAGCAATGA